A window of the Thermodesulfobacteriota bacterium genome harbors these coding sequences:
- a CDS encoding DDE transposase — protein HGVSPKLFPLYLKEMEFRYNHRHESLFDLLLKLITKPVANLL, from the coding sequence CACGGCGTGTCTCCAAAACTTTTTCCCCTCTACCTAAAGGAGATGGAGTTCCGTTATAATCATCGTCATGAATCTCTGTTCGATTTGCTACTCAAATTGATCACAAAACCAGTGGCAAATCTTTTATAA